A portion of the Streptomyces sp. YPW6 genome contains these proteins:
- a CDS encoding FHA domain-containing protein, translating to MKLFAKLFGKSAREDSNSAARHRAPRHAQGEEQEAERPLFRDEVSGAPGGDGVSAVDPAGAGRIGFGAPSASTAGGGFTPEGSSMPVCTRCGHRNAETGKFCSNCGAPLRGGVPERPSETTSTISISGLEAYEAEATGQTALPSLSPEAQAAVDALPAGSALLVVRRGPNSGSRFLLDSDLTTAGRHPQSDIFLDDVTVSRRHVEFHRSPEGSFTVGDVGSLNGTYVNRERIDSVPLSNGDEVQIGKYRLVFYASPRGV from the coding sequence GTGAAGTTGTTTGCGAAGTTGTTCGGGAAGAGTGCACGCGAGGACAGCAACAGTGCTGCCCGCCATCGCGCTCCGCGCCACGCTCAGGGCGAGGAGCAGGAGGCGGAGCGTCCGCTCTTCCGCGACGAGGTGTCCGGAGCCCCGGGGGGTGACGGCGTGTCGGCTGTTGACCCTGCCGGTGCCGGACGCATAGGTTTCGGCGCACCATCAGCCTCGACTGCGGGTGGAGGGTTCACCCCGGAGGGCTCGTCGATGCCGGTCTGTACGAGGTGCGGTCACCGCAACGCGGAGACCGGCAAGTTCTGCTCCAACTGCGGTGCGCCGCTGCGGGGCGGCGTTCCCGAGCGCCCCTCGGAGACGACGTCCACGATCTCCATCTCCGGCCTTGAGGCGTACGAGGCGGAGGCGACCGGGCAGACCGCTCTGCCCTCGCTCTCTCCGGAGGCCCAGGCCGCGGTCGACGCCCTGCCCGCGGGCTCGGCGCTGCTGGTCGTGCGGCGCGGCCCGAACTCCGGCAGCCGCTTCCTGCTCGACAGCGATCTGACCACGGCCGGCCGTCACCCGCAGAGCGATATCTTCCTCGATGACGTGACCGTGTCGCGGCGCCATGTGGAGTTCCACAGGAGCCCGGAAGGTAGCTTCACCGTGGGCGATGTCGGCAGCCTCAACGGCACCTACGTCAACCGTGAGCGCATCGATTCGGTCCCGCTGTCCAACGGCGACGAAGTCCAGATCGGAAAGTACCGCCTGGTCTTCTACGCCAGCCCGCGGGGCGTGTGA
- a CDS encoding DUF881 domain-containing protein: MSQQSPDRSTAPPSARPDASMSLLNNVMDHSLDDGYAEASARRKADGSAGLPRTLTSKLGLAAGLVVAALVVTLGAAEARISAPVVAKEREELIDRINAETEAADTLESNVDKLRADVSERQRKALERHGGDTGHLVALLAGATPVEGPGVKLIVDDAKKAGQGGGGPRESSGFADTGRVRDRDMQRVVNGLWESGAEAIAINGQRLTALSAIRAAGDAILVDNRPLVPPYTVLAVGDGKKLATAFQDSADGQYLQALKESFDIRTSISDQAKVQLPAAPSLIVRTAEPKAAGSGAADTGKGTS, from the coding sequence ATGTCGCAGCAGTCCCCCGATCGGAGCACCGCCCCGCCGTCCGCGCGCCCCGACGCCTCCATGTCGCTGCTGAACAACGTGATGGACCACAGCCTCGACGACGGCTACGCGGAGGCCTCGGCGCGGCGCAAGGCCGACGGGAGTGCGGGGCTGCCCCGGACGCTCACGTCGAAGCTCGGCCTGGCGGCCGGACTGGTGGTGGCCGCCCTGGTCGTGACCCTCGGCGCCGCCGAGGCGCGGATCTCGGCCCCGGTCGTGGCCAAGGAGCGCGAGGAGCTGATCGACCGGATCAATGCCGAGACGGAGGCCGCGGACACCCTGGAGTCGAACGTCGACAAGCTCCGCGCCGATGTGAGCGAACGCCAGCGCAAGGCACTTGAGCGGCACGGCGGGGACACGGGACACCTGGTGGCCCTGCTCGCCGGGGCGACCCCCGTCGAGGGCCCCGGCGTGAAGCTGATCGTCGACGACGCGAAGAAGGCCGGTCAGGGAGGCGGTGGCCCCCGGGAGTCCTCGGGCTTCGCCGACACCGGAAGGGTGCGCGACCGCGACATGCAGCGCGTCGTCAACGGCCTGTGGGAATCCGGTGCCGAGGCCATCGCCATCAATGGGCAAAGGTTGACGGCCCTGTCGGCCATCCGCGCCGCCGGCGACGCCATACTGGTCGACAACAGACCGCTCGTACCGCCGTACACGGTGCTCGCGGTGGGGGACGGGAAGAAGCTCGCGACCGCGTTCCAGGACAGCGCCGACGGCCAGTACCTGCAGGCGCTCAAGGAGAGCTTCGACATCCGCACCAGCATCTCCGACCAGGCGAAGGTCCAGCTTCCGGCGGCGCCGAGCCTGATCGTCCGTACAGCAGAACCGAAGGCCGCCGGCAGTGGTGCGGCAGACACAGGGAAGGGCACATCGTGA
- a CDS encoding MerR family transcriptional regulator, giving the protein MRSSGDGTAAGGPYPQHGSGADHAIRQPVQPAVVAGGGKAASGAEDIGYRGPTACAAAGITYRQLDYWARTGLVEPSVRPAYGSGTQRLYSFRDVVLLKIVKRFLDTGVALQNIRTTVQHLRDRGFRDLERMTLMSDGASVYECSSPDEVVSLLQGGQGVFGIAVGVVWQDVDAALSQLHGERVDTGETLIGHNPADELARRRNRAG; this is encoded by the coding sequence GTGAGAAGCAGCGGCGACGGTACGGCGGCGGGTGGGCCGTATCCGCAGCACGGCAGTGGAGCCGACCACGCCATCAGGCAGCCGGTTCAGCCGGCGGTGGTGGCAGGGGGCGGCAAGGCGGCGAGCGGTGCCGAGGACATCGGCTACCGCGGGCCGACGGCGTGCGCAGCGGCGGGGATCACCTACCGCCAGTTGGACTACTGGGCACGTACGGGACTGGTGGAGCCCAGTGTGCGCCCGGCCTACGGGTCGGGCACCCAGCGTCTCTACAGTTTCCGGGACGTGGTCCTCCTCAAGATCGTCAAGCGGTTCCTGGACACCGGGGTCGCACTGCAGAACATCCGCACCACGGTCCAGCACCTGCGGGACCGTGGCTTCCGGGATCTCGAACGCATGACGCTGATGAGCGACGGGGCCTCGGTCTACGAGTGCTCCTCGCCCGACGAGGTCGTCAGCCTGCTCCAGGGCGGGCAGGGGGTCTTCGGAATCGCCGTCGGCGTCGTGTGGCAGGACGTGGACGCGGCGCTCTCCCAGCTGCACGGCGAGCGCGTCGACACCGGCGAGACGCTCATCGGCCACAACCCCGCGGACGAGCTGGCCCGGCGGCGTAACCGCGCGGGCTGA
- a CDS encoding MerR family transcriptional regulator — MLRTPTGGAGHGTATAEARPMSIGTVLIQLREEFPEVTISKIRFLEAEGLIEPQRTPSGYRKFAPRDVERLAQVLRMQRDHYLPLKVIREHLDALARGEQPALPSPGAQRDLGDGVWEAGPGATTAARIGRAELLAAAEVDDDRLTEWESYGLIVPSPDGGYDAEMVTVAKLVADLGRFGLEPRHLRAMRAAADREAGLVEQVVAPLRRHRNPQTRAHAEATANELAELSVRLHAALVQSALRTRLH; from the coding sequence ATGCTGCGAACACCGACAGGCGGTGCCGGACACGGCACCGCCACCGCGGAAGCGCGACCGATGAGCATCGGGACAGTGCTCATCCAGTTGCGTGAGGAGTTTCCCGAAGTCACCATCTCCAAGATCCGGTTCCTGGAGGCCGAGGGGCTCATCGAGCCGCAGCGCACTCCTTCCGGATACCGGAAGTTCGCTCCGCGTGATGTGGAGCGCCTCGCCCAGGTGCTCCGGATGCAGCGGGATCACTATCTGCCGCTGAAGGTCATCCGGGAGCACCTGGACGCGCTGGCCCGGGGGGAGCAGCCCGCTCTGCCCTCGCCCGGTGCGCAGCGGGACCTCGGCGACGGGGTGTGGGAGGCCGGCCCGGGTGCCACGACCGCCGCCCGGATCGGGAGGGCCGAGCTGCTCGCGGCCGCCGAGGTCGACGATGACCGGCTGACCGAGTGGGAGTCCTACGGGCTCATCGTGCCGTCCCCGGACGGCGGCTACGACGCCGAGATGGTGACCGTGGCCAAGCTGGTGGCGGATCTGGGTCGTTTCGGTCTGGAACCACGTCATCTTCGGGCCATGCGTGCCGCTGCTGACCGGGAGGCGGGCCTGGTGGAGCAGGTGGTCGCGCCCCTGCGGCGGCACCGTAATCCGCAGACCAGAGCCCATGCCGAGGCCACCGCGAACGAGCTCGCCGAGCTGTCCGTACGGCTGCACGCGGCGCTCGTGCAGAGTGCCCTGCGCACCCGTCTGCACTGA
- a CDS encoding mannose-1-phosphate guanyltransferase, which produces MKAVVMAGGEGTRLRPMTSSMPKPLLPVANRPIMEHVLRLLKRHGLSETVVTVQFLASLVKNYFGDGEELGMELTYANEEKPLGTAGSVKNAEEALKDDTFLVISGDALTDFDLTDLIAFHKEKGGLVTVCLTRVPNPLEFGITIVDENGQVERFLEKPTWGQVFSDTVNTGIYVMEPEVFDYVQADTSVDWSGDVFPQLMKEGKPIYGYVAEGYWEDVGTHESYVKAQADVLERKVDVEIDGFEISPGVWVAEGAEVHPDAVLRGPLYIGDYAKVEADVEIREHTVVGSNVVVKTGAFLHKAVVHDNVYIGQHSNLRGCVVGKNTDIMRAARIEDGAVIGDECLVGEESIIQGNVRVYPFKTIEAGAFVNTSVIWESRGQAHLFGARGVSGILNVEITPELAVRLAGAYATTLKKGSTVTTARDHSRGARALKRAVISALQASAIDVRDLENVPLPVARQQTARGSAGGIMIRTSPGVPDSVDIMFIDERGADLSQAQQRKLDRVYARQEYRRAFPGEIGDLHFPSSVFDSYTGSLLRNVDVEGIAESGLKVVVDASNGSAGLVLPSLLGRLGVDALTINPGLDEARPTESADTRRAGLVRLGEIVSSARAAFGVRFDPVGERLSLVDELGRIIEDDRALLVLLDLVAAERRSGRVALPVTTTRVAEQVAAYHGTQVEWTTTSPDDLTRVGREEDTIFGGDGRGGFIVPEFSSVFDGTAAFVRLIGLVARTQLTLSQIDARIPRAHVLRRDLATPWAVKGLVMRRVVEAAGDRSVDTTDGVRVVEADGRWVMVLPDRAEAVTHLWAEGPDDASAQALLDEWAAVVDSAGD; this is translated from the coding sequence ATGAAGGCCGTCGTGATGGCTGGTGGCGAAGGCACACGTCTTCGCCCCATGACCTCGAGCATGCCCAAGCCGCTCCTGCCCGTGGCCAACAGGCCGATCATGGAGCACGTCCTGCGGCTGCTCAAGCGGCATGGGCTCAGCGAAACCGTAGTGACCGTCCAGTTCCTCGCCTCCCTCGTCAAGAACTACTTCGGGGACGGCGAGGAGCTTGGAATGGAGCTCACCTATGCCAACGAGGAGAAGCCGCTCGGCACCGCGGGCAGTGTGAAGAACGCCGAGGAGGCGTTGAAGGACGACACGTTTCTCGTCATTTCCGGTGACGCGCTCACCGACTTCGACCTCACCGACCTCATCGCCTTCCACAAGGAAAAGGGCGGGCTCGTCACGGTCTGTCTCACCCGGGTTCCCAATCCGCTGGAATTCGGCATCACCATCGTGGACGAGAACGGGCAGGTCGAACGGTTCCTGGAGAAGCCGACCTGGGGGCAGGTCTTCTCGGACACCGTGAACACGGGCATCTACGTCATGGAGCCCGAAGTCTTCGACTACGTCCAGGCTGACACCTCGGTGGACTGGTCCGGCGACGTCTTCCCTCAGCTCATGAAGGAGGGCAAGCCCATCTACGGCTACGTCGCCGAGGGCTACTGGGAAGACGTCGGCACCCACGAGAGCTACGTGAAAGCCCAGGCCGACGTCCTGGAACGCAAGGTCGACGTGGAGATCGACGGCTTCGAGATCTCCCCCGGGGTGTGGGTCGCCGAAGGAGCGGAAGTCCACCCCGACGCCGTGCTGCGCGGTCCGCTGTACATCGGCGACTACGCCAAGGTCGAGGCCGACGTCGAGATCCGCGAGCACACGGTCGTCGGATCGAACGTCGTCGTCAAGACGGGGGCCTTCCTCCACAAGGCCGTGGTGCACGACAACGTCTACATCGGACAGCACAGCAACCTCCGCGGCTGCGTGGTCGGCAAGAACACCGACATCATGCGTGCGGCCCGCATCGAGGATGGCGCCGTCATCGGTGACGAATGCCTGGTCGGCGAGGAGTCGATCATCCAGGGCAACGTCCGGGTGTACCCGTTCAAGACCATCGAGGCCGGCGCGTTCGTCAACACCTCGGTCATCTGGGAGTCCCGGGGACAGGCGCACCTCTTCGGGGCGCGCGGGGTCTCCGGAATCCTGAACGTCGAGATCACCCCCGAACTGGCCGTGCGGCTCGCGGGGGCCTACGCCACGACCCTGAAGAAGGGCTCCACGGTCACGACCGCCCGTGACCACTCCCGAGGCGCCCGTGCTCTCAAGCGGGCCGTCATCTCGGCCCTCCAGGCCAGCGCCATCGACGTACGCGACCTGGAGAACGTACCGCTGCCCGTCGCCCGCCAGCAGACCGCCCGGGGCAGCGCCGGCGGCATCATGATCCGTACGTCGCCCGGCGTGCCGGACTCCGTGGACATCATGTTCATCGACGAGCGGGGCGCGGACCTCTCGCAGGCGCAGCAACGCAAGCTCGACCGGGTCTACGCACGTCAGGAGTACCGCCGTGCCTTCCCCGGGGAGATCGGTGACCTGCACTTCCCGTCCAGCGTCTTCGACTCCTACACCGGCTCCCTCCTGCGGAACGTCGACGTCGAGGGCATCGCGGAATCCGGGCTCAAGGTCGTCGTCGACGCGTCCAACGGAAGCGCCGGGCTCGTTCTGCCCAGCCTGCTCGGACGGCTCGGAGTGGACGCCCTGACGATCAACCCCGGGCTCGACGAGGCGCGGCCCACCGAGTCCGCCGACACCCGGCGGGCCGGTCTGGTCCGCCTCGGGGAGATCGTGTCCTCGGCGCGAGCGGCCTTCGGGGTGCGGTTCGACCCGGTCGGCGAGCGGCTCTCCCTCGTCGACGAACTCGGCCGGATCATCGAGGACGACCGGGCCCTGCTGGTCCTCCTCGATCTCGTTGCCGCCGAGCGGCGCAGCGGTCGTGTCGCCCTGCCCGTGACGACCACACGCGTCGCCGAGCAGGTGGCGGCCTACCACGGCACCCAGGTGGAGTGGACGACCACCTCGCCCGACGACCTGACCCGGGTGGGCCGTGAAGAAGACACCATCTTCGGAGGAGACGGGCGCGGCGGGTTCATCGTTCCCGAATTCAGCAGCGTCTTCGACGGGACCGCCGCCTTCGTCCGGCTCATCGGCCTCGTCGCGCGTACCCAGCTCACCCTGAGCCAGATCGACGCCCGCATCCCGCGGGCGCACGTCCTGCGCCGCGACCTGGCGACGCCCTGGGCCGTCAAGGGGCTCGTCATGCGCCGGGTCGTGGAAGCGGCCGGGGACCGCAGTGTGGACACCACCGACGGGGTCCGGGTGGTCGAGGCGGACGGTCGGTGGGTCATGGTCCTGCCCGACCGGGCGGAAGCCGTCACCCATCTGTGGGCGGAGGGTCCGGACGACGCCTCGGCCCAGGCCCTCCTCGACGAGTGGGCCGCCGTCGTGGACAGCGCCGGAGACTGA
- a CDS encoding bifunctional nuclease family protein, producing MNELDVVGVRVEMPSNQPIVLLREVGGDRYLPIWIGPGEATAIAFAQQGMAPARPLTHDLFKDVLEAVGQELTEVRITDLREGVFYAELVFASGVEVSARPSDAIALALRTGTPIYGSDGVLDDAGIAIPDEQEDEVEKFREFLDQISPEDFGTNSQ from the coding sequence GTGAACGAGCTCGACGTTGTCGGTGTCCGGGTGGAAATGCCCTCCAACCAACCGATCGTTCTCCTGCGTGAAGTGGGAGGCGACCGGTACCTCCCCATTTGGATCGGTCCGGGGGAGGCGACCGCGATTGCCTTCGCCCAGCAGGGCATGGCTCCCGCCAGGCCGCTGACCCATGACCTGTTCAAGGATGTGCTCGAGGCCGTGGGCCAGGAGCTCACCGAGGTCCGCATCACGGACCTGCGCGAAGGGGTCTTCTACGCGGAGCTCGTCTTCGCCAGCGGAGTCGAGGTGAGCGCCCGGCCCTCCGACGCCATAGCGCTCGCCCTGCGGACCGGCACGCCCATCTACGGCAGTGACGGCGTGCTGGACGATGCGGGTATCGCGATCCCCGACGAGCAGGAGGACGAGGTGGAGAAGTTCCGCGAATTCCTCGACCAGATCTCTCCGGAGGACTTCGGTACGAACAGTCAGTGA
- a CDS encoding PRC-barrel domain-containing protein — MQTDIDPRRLIGRKAFDRKGAKIGTVDEVYLDDATGVPEWAAVRTGLFSRDAFVPLEPSEFVEDALRVPFDRALIKGAPDFGVGRHLSPEQELQLYRHYGLDSSPPEKAAPDDRDFGRLAGQEE, encoded by the coding sequence GTGCAGACGGATATCGATCCACGCCGCCTGATCGGCCGCAAGGCGTTCGATCGCAAGGGCGCCAAGATCGGAACGGTGGATGAGGTCTATCTCGACGACGCGACGGGTGTGCCCGAGTGGGCGGCCGTGCGCACCGGACTCTTCAGCAGGGACGCCTTCGTCCCGCTGGAGCCCAGTGAATTCGTCGAGGACGCCCTGCGCGTCCCCTTCGACCGGGCGTTGATCAAGGGCGCCCCGGACTTCGGCGTCGGCCGGCACCTGTCGCCCGAGCAGGAGCTGCAGCTCTACCGGCACTACGGGCTGGACTCCTCTCCCCCGGAGAAGGCGGCGCCGGACGACCGGGACTTCGGCAGGCTGGCGGGCCAGGAGGAGTAG
- a CDS encoding PTS glucose transporter subunit IIA, giving the protein MTNVTSPLAGRAIGLTAVPDPVFSGAMVGPGTAIDPVREPSEAVSPVDGIVVSLHPHAFVVVDADGHGVLTHLGIDTVQLNGEGFELLVNKGDTVTRGQGIVRWDPVAVEAAGKSPICPIVALEATAESLSDVREDGDVKIGDTLFGWQ; this is encoded by the coding sequence ATGACCAACGTGACGTCCCCTCTTGCTGGACGCGCCATCGGACTCACCGCGGTTCCCGACCCGGTCTTCTCCGGCGCGATGGTCGGTCCCGGCACCGCCATCGACCCCGTACGTGAGCCCTCCGAGGCCGTGTCCCCGGTCGACGGCATCGTCGTCTCCCTTCACCCCCACGCGTTCGTCGTCGTCGACGCCGACGGGCACGGGGTCCTGACGCACCTCGGTATCGACACCGTCCAGCTCAACGGCGAGGGCTTCGAGCTCCTCGTGAACAAGGGGGACACCGTGACCCGGGGTCAGGGCATCGTGCGCTGGGACCCGGTCGCCGTCGAGGCCGCCGGCAAGTCACCCATCTGCCCGATCGTGGCCCTGGAGGCCACTGCCGAGTCGCTCTCCGATGTCCGTGAGGACGGGGACGTGAAGATCGGCGACACGCTGTTCGGCTGGCAGTAG
- a CDS encoding DUF881 domain-containing protein, with protein MNNDETPRSERPEGGASAVPDAPATPPPATEATGRQRLKAGLWPPRLSRAQLIVAVLLFGLGLGLAIQVRSTSDDSALRGARQEDLVRILDEVDDRTQRLEDEKQRLDDQRTELENSSDQAEEARKQTLEKERQLGILAGTVAAQGPGITLTITDPARAVAPDMLLDALQELRAAGAEAIQVNGVRVVANTYFSGEAGNVQVDGKKIEAPYEFTVIGKPQDLEPALNIPGGVVQTLEKEQATVLVERSDDIVVDALRPAQQPDYARSSSP; from the coding sequence ATGAACAACGACGAGACCCCCCGCAGCGAACGGCCCGAGGGCGGCGCGTCCGCCGTCCCGGACGCCCCCGCGACGCCGCCCCCGGCCACGGAGGCGACCGGCCGGCAGCGGCTCAAGGCGGGCCTGTGGCCGCCGCGGCTCAGCCGGGCCCAACTGATCGTCGCCGTGCTGCTGTTCGGGCTCGGCCTGGGGCTTGCCATCCAGGTGCGGTCCACCAGCGACGACAGCGCGCTGCGCGGCGCCCGGCAGGAGGACCTGGTCCGTATCCTCGACGAGGTCGACGACCGGACCCAGCGCCTGGAGGACGAGAAGCAGCGCCTGGACGACCAGCGCACCGAGTTGGAGAACAGTTCCGACCAGGCGGAGGAGGCCCGGAAGCAGACGCTGGAGAAGGAGCGCCAGCTCGGCATCCTCGCGGGCACCGTCGCGGCGCAGGGTCCCGGCATCACGCTGACCATCACCGACCCCGCGCGTGCGGTCGCGCCCGACATGCTGCTCGACGCCCTTCAGGAGCTGAGGGCGGCGGGGGCCGAGGCGATTCAGGTCAACGGGGTGCGGGTGGTCGCCAACACCTACTTCTCCGGGGAGGCCGGTAACGTCCAGGTCGACGGGAAGAAGATCGAAGCACCGTACGAGTTCACGGTGATCGGCAAGCCGCAGGATCTGGAGCCCGCCCTCAACATCCCCGGCGGTGTGGTCCAGACACTGGAGAAGGAGCAGGCCACCGTGCTCGTGGAGAGGTCCGACGACATCGTCGTCGACGCCTTGCGACCTGCGCAGCAGCCTGACTACGCTCGGTCGTCCTCCCCGTGA
- a CDS encoding small basic family protein: protein MIAVLGLVVGVVVGLLVRPEVPAVVEPYLPIAVVAALDAVFGGLRAMLDGIFVDKVFVVSFLSNVVVAALIVFLGDKLGVGAQLSTGVVVVLGIRIFSNAAAIRRHVFRA from the coding sequence GTGATCGCCGTACTGGGCCTCGTCGTGGGAGTCGTGGTCGGACTGTTGGTCCGGCCCGAGGTGCCGGCGGTGGTCGAGCCCTACCTGCCGATCGCGGTGGTCGCCGCGCTCGACGCCGTGTTCGGCGGTCTGCGGGCCATGCTCGACGGCATCTTCGTCGACAAGGTCTTCGTGGTCTCGTTCCTCTCCAACGTCGTGGTGGCCGCGCTGATCGTCTTCCTCGGCGACAAGCTGGGCGTCGGCGCGCAGCTCTCCACGGGCGTGGTGGTCGTGCTCGGTATCCGGATCTTCTCCAACGCCGCCGCGATCCGCCGGCACGTCTTCCGGGCGTGA
- a CDS encoding CDP-alcohol phosphatidyltransferase family protein: protein MEVQETRVQTDRVLTIPNILSMARLVGVPLFLWLILRPVFGGPNSDNWALLVLMLSGISDYLDGKLARKWNQISSLGRLLDPAADRLYILSTLVGLTWREILPLWVTALLLARELMLLVMVAILRRHGYPPPQVNFLGKAATFNLMYAFPLLLLSDGSGWLSTLAAVFGWAFAGWGTTLYWWAGILYVVQVRRLVKADAVAD, encoded by the coding sequence GTGGAGGTCCAGGAGACCCGGGTCCAGACGGACCGGGTCCTCACCATCCCCAACATCCTCAGCATGGCTCGCCTTGTCGGGGTACCGCTCTTCCTGTGGCTGATTCTTCGCCCCGTCTTCGGAGGGCCCAACAGCGACAACTGGGCGCTGCTGGTCCTGATGCTCAGCGGCATCAGCGACTACCTCGACGGGAAGCTCGCCCGCAAGTGGAACCAGATCAGCAGCCTCGGCCGGCTGCTGGACCCGGCGGCCGACCGTCTCTACATCCTGTCCACCCTGGTCGGCCTCACCTGGCGGGAGATCCTGCCCCTCTGGGTCACCGCGCTGCTTCTGGCCCGGGAACTGATGCTTCTCGTGATGGTGGCCATCCTGCGCCGTCACGGCTATCCGCCGCCGCAGGTCAACTTCCTCGGGAAAGCTGCAACCTTCAACCTGATGTACGCCTTCCCCTTGTTGCTGCTCAGCGACGGGAGTGGTTGGCTGTCCACACTGGCTGCCGTTTTCGGATGGGCGTTCGCAGGATGGGGTACAACGCTCTACTGGTGGGCAGGAATCCTCTATGTGGTTCAGGTCCGCCGACTCGTGAAGGCGGACGCAGTAGCCGATTGA
- a CDS encoding DNA polymerase IV, with protein sequence MRPAPTILHLDMDAFYASAEQAAKPSLRGKAVVVGGLGPRGVVATASYEARRLGVHSAMPTAQARRLAPNAAYLVPRFSLYRTVSDQVMELLGRLSPLVEPLSLDEAFVDLEAGGTADDPASARATGEGLRTAIRAVTGLSGSVGLAGSKMLAKIASEQAKPDGLVLIEPGTERELLAPLSVRILPGVGPATGDHLRRAGMTTVHDLAEAGEAELVRLVGKAHGHGLHRMALGLDDRPVVAERDAKSVSVEDTFDVDLHDRVRVRAEVERLAVRCVERLRAADRSGRTVVLKVRRYDFSTLTRSETLRGPTDDPTVVREAAGRLLESVDTTGGVRLLGVGVTGLADYTQEDLFAQAADARELARRAAEHEAPAAEGGAEETVPEPAADGAEQLAARRWPAGHDVHHEEHGHGWVQGSGIGRVTVRFEKPWSAPGRVLTFRTDDPLLRPADPLPLVREPPDYSSWPASLPKSRSSGAAFSGGEESSP encoded by the coding sequence GTGAGACCCGCGCCCACCATCCTTCACCTGGACATGGACGCCTTCTACGCGTCGGCGGAGCAGGCGGCCAAACCGAGTCTGCGTGGCAAGGCGGTCGTGGTGGGCGGTCTCGGTCCCCGGGGAGTGGTCGCCACCGCCTCGTACGAAGCCCGGCGGCTGGGCGTGCATTCGGCGATGCCCACCGCCCAGGCCCGGAGGCTCGCGCCGAACGCGGCCTACCTGGTGCCCCGCTTCTCCCTGTACCGGACGGTGAGCGACCAGGTCATGGAGCTGCTGGGGCGGCTTTCTCCCCTCGTGGAGCCGCTCAGCCTGGACGAGGCCTTCGTGGACCTGGAAGCCGGCGGGACAGCCGACGACCCGGCCTCGGCCCGTGCCACGGGGGAGGGGCTGCGCACGGCCATCCGCGCCGTGACCGGTCTGAGCGGCTCCGTCGGACTCGCGGGCTCCAAGATGCTCGCCAAGATCGCCTCCGAGCAGGCGAAGCCGGACGGACTCGTCCTCATCGAGCCGGGCACCGAGCGCGAGCTGCTCGCCCCCCTGTCCGTACGCATCCTGCCGGGGGTCGGTCCGGCCACCGGTGACCATCTCCGGCGTGCCGGGATGACCACGGTCCACGACCTGGCCGAGGCGGGCGAGGCGGAGCTCGTACGGCTGGTCGGCAAGGCGCACGGCCACGGGCTCCACCGGATGGCGCTGGGGCTCGACGACCGGCCGGTGGTCGCCGAGCGGGACGCCAAGTCCGTGTCGGTGGAGGACACCTTCGACGTCGACCTGCACGACCGGGTGCGGGTGCGCGCGGAGGTCGAGCGACTGGCCGTGCGGTGCGTGGAGCGGCTGCGCGCCGCCGACCGGTCCGGCCGCACGGTGGTGCTGAAGGTGCGCCGCTACGACTTCTCCACGCTGACCCGCTCCGAGACGCTCAGAGGCCCCACCGACGACCCCACCGTGGTCCGCGAGGCGGCGGGGCGGCTGCTGGAGTCCGTCGACACCACGGGTGGCGTACGGCTTCTCGGGGTCGGCGTGACCGGGCTCGCCGACTACACCCAGGAGGACCTGTTCGCCCAGGCCGCCGACGCCCGGGAGCTCGCGCGGCGGGCCGCGGAACACGAGGCGCCGGCCGCGGAGGGCGGCGCGGAGGAGACCGTCCCGGAGCCCGCGGCGGACGGCGCCGAGCAGCTCGCCGCGCGGCGCTGGCCCGCCGGACACGACGTGCACCACGAGGAGCACGGACACGGCTGGGTACAGGGGAGCGGGATCGGCCGGGTCACCGTCCGGTTCGAAAAACCGTGGAGCGCACCCGGCCGGGTCCTCACCTTCCGGACCGACGACCCCCTGCTGCGGCCCGCCGACCCGCTGCCGCTCGTCCGCGAGCCGCCCGACTACTCCTCCTGGCCCGCCAGCCTGCCGAAGTCCCGGTCGTCCGGCGCCGCCTTCTCCGGGGGAGAGGAGTCCAGCCCGTAG